The window TAAGCCATTTTGATAACAAGAGTATAAAAAGCCTTATGATCTGCAAAGTAAACCATCTCTGTGGTTTAAATTTCATCCCAAGTCTCAGGTTATGACTAAGGAGCTATACTAAGTATCTTTGTAAcacatttctttgaatttttataactaaaacaagaaaatgttttatcAGATCTAGGCAGAAATACTGATCCTCATTTATAAGTATAGTAATTACTTGCACTCAGGACTATATAGACACGGGGATCTGAAAACCAAACAGAAGGAAATCCCAAACCGTAACCACAAGGCAAAATTAAAAGTAACTCAGAGAAGCAGCGGGTGACAGCTTCTGATTTCAATACAAAAAAGAGTGCATTACCTCTCAGATGTCACCTTAAAGCCAGAAAATTAAGATACAATCAAGAAGGGGGTGAACGGTTTTAATACTACACCACCTACTACTTCAAGATTAAAATCATCCCAGAGTTCTGAAATGTCTTCATTAGTTAAGTAACTATACAAtttatttcagtctctttttAATGTAGAAAATCACTTTGTAATAAGATCTCTACACAAggtaaaaaagcacaaaaataggccccaaaagcacaaaaatagacaaaatgtaTATCTTTTTACAATGAAATGAAGGTGTGCCTGTGGAATACTGAGGCTGATGACCGATCTCACAGAGTTCAAACAGATTTCCTTTTAGAATAGTCCTGTTATTTGTGTCTTCCCCTTAACCTtggatgcatttaaaaaataaaaataaaaaaataaaataatggctcaggctgggggcagtggctcacgcctgtaatcccagcactttgggaggctgagacaggcagatcgcttgaggtcaggagtgtgagaccagcctagccaacatggtgaaaccccatctctacaaaaaatacaaaaaattagccgtgtgggcaggcacctgtaatcccagccacttgggaggctgaggcaggagaactgcttgaatccaggaggctgaagctgcagtgagccgagatagcaccactgcactccagtctgggcgacagagcaagaccctgtctcattaaaaaaaaaaaaaaaggcccaggtAAAAGGGAGATAACAGGCATTTTGATCTTGTGcactcaacaaaaaagaaataataacaacataataaaaacccttAATTTATCAGTTTATAAAATTCTTTCCCCAACCATATCTCAAGGGGACTTGGGACTCAAGCATTTGTTACCCGCCCATCAGCAACATCACAGGCAACTCCAGCTGAGGCCGGTTTCCCATCATAAACCAACGATACCCTGGGTGACACATACCCAGAAATGCTCATTTGGAGATGTTTTCATACAGTCTGGGGGTAAATGAAGCCATCCAAAGGAACCGTGCCATAAATACCACCGACATGTGCGGATGTCCACCTGGAGAACccaccccttccttcctctcccttcagtAAAGGAACCCGCCAGTGACTCTGGGTTATACAGTCACCGCTGGGTACATCTTCTGTTCACTGTTGGTGTGAGGGAAGGGGGACTGAATCTGCCTGTAGCCAGGCTGCAGGCCGTCCATGAAAGGTGGCACAGCAGTCATGGGCACAGAGTCGTGCTGCACCGTGTACCCCACGTATGGGGGATGCAGATACTGCCCTTGATGTGGCACAATCTGGGTGGCCTGCTGACAGTTCAGCACAGAGAAATTCGTGGGCATGTTGACATACACATTGTTCATGGTCCCTTCCGGCAAGCAACAGTTGGTCTGTGACCTTGTCGGCGGTGCCCGGGCCCCCGAGTTGGCGCTGGAGCTGGAACTGGCAGCTGTGCTGGACTGGCGTGAGGATGACCCCCGGGAGGTGCTGGCACTGGGGATCATGGGGATGGTCTCCATCAAGCGGTTACCCCCTGGGGCTCGGCTCTGTTGGGGATCCTGCTTAGGCCGGAGACATCTGCAGCAACAGGCTGCCACCAGGGACCCCAAGATGATAAAGGCGACAAACACAGAGCCAACGATGAGGAACGGCACGTAGATAGGCACTGAAGCAAAGGACAGAAACACAACATTATGATTTACTCTAGGAATGCAGTACCAATCGCCGACTGGCAATggcaatgaatgaatgagcaacaCCGATACCCACAGCTGAAGGGCCGACACTGGGCTAATCTGTTCACATATTAGGAGTCTGTAAGATGCACCATTCTTTATCAAGCGTTTAGAAAGATCCTGAGACCCTACAGGCATGACAGTTCAGCCCCTAGAAGCAAACTGTTTATATTTAGTTCAACTCATCAACTGCAAGACTGATTGAGCCAGATATCCAATTTGGCAAAAATATGGGTTTAATAGGTTAAGACAGTTATGGTTCTAAACTTCCTACCATAATCGAACTGTCCGAACAAGTCTGCCCTACTATATTGTTGTAGGATCGTCATAGTAATAATGACTTTAACttatttaaaagtcttttttcccccagaaagtTAAGGTCCTTGCAAATTTCTTTTGACCATTCTTTAGCAAGTTCTTTTTTCATAAGCAGTTAAGTCAAAAATTTAGGCCAGACTGTAAGTCACTACCATTTCCAAAAGGCATCTGTACAGCACAAGAGGGTCAAGGAAGGGCTGAAAAAAGACCCTCCTCACTCTTCCCTAGCAAAAGCCAGGGTCCTTGGGTAGCATTGGGTCCAGGTGACGGGGTCTGTGGAGGTGGCGGGAAGTTATTCCAGGCATTGGGCCATCCTGAAACAGTGCCCCAAGAGCAAACATCAGGAGCAACAAGACACGTGTTGCAGGAAGAAGAGTCACCCATGGCGAGCCAAGAAGGCAAGAGTGCACAGGGAAAGCCCTCAGAGCATAAAGCAACAGCCATGATACTTCACCAGGGAAgctgaatttaaaatagaaaacaataaaaagtaaaaataaaaaccttttgaTAAAACCACTAGCaaactccattttaaaattagtttctggcggggcacggtggctcacgcctgtaatcctagcacttggggaggccaaggtgggtggatcacctgagatcaggagttccaagaccagcctggccaacgtggtgaaaccccatctctactaaaaccacaaaaattagctgggtgtggtgacgcgcacctgtaatcccagctactctggaggctgaggcagaagaatcacttggacccaggaggcagaggttgcagtaagcggagactgtgccactgtactccagcctgggcgacagagtaagattccaactcaaataaataaataaataaaattagtttcttaaaaaaatcttttaggaGCCATAGGGATGGCACTACAAGGCTTTAGAAACTAGATGCAGGTTGATGGGGTAGAATCAGACGGGAGGTACCTGCAGAATGCCTCTGAGCCACTTTCGTGGAATTCTACCCTATGTTACCGACAGCCTGCATTTTCTGATGTGCTCTTGCCCCATCCCCCTGACTATATTTTTGGGAAATACATGAGGACAGGGATGCATTGGGTCTTACTGGTCTTGGCAAAGCATAATGCCAGCCCACAGTCAGATGGGGCAGCATTTTCGGAAGGAGCCCGCGCCTTTGAGGTCAGCTCTATGAATACCCTTTGATTATCCATGAGAGCAGCCAGGCTTTCTAATTATGCTCCTTTTGACTGTTCTGGTATTCCTGGAGTCAGTGTTTTTAAAGTATAACACCAGGTGGAATTACGGAGAAATAATGCTTTGTAAGTAAAACAATACTTTATAGGTATTTAACCAAAGGCTGACTGTGGAAGATTTCCTGGAGTTTCAATgctaaacagagcagtttctatatATGGCGCCCGTTTAGCAGGTAGAAACACTTGCCACAGTGTCTGCAGCACAGCTGGTGCCTGGCAGTAGACCTGTTCTCATTACACTATCACTTCAGGCCAACTATGGATCACTGGAGAAGTGGATGCAGGCCTTTTTCCTTGGCgtgttataaatatttcattctctAAATTGAGACACCAGCCCTAAATAtgttatcaaaaaataataagagaaaaacagggaaaaaatgtACCCCAGTCATAGCagaaactggctgaaaccagccTCAGTCCACATAATGAGTTTTGGGGAGAAATAACTGTTCTCTTTCCAGGATTTTTAATTGGAAATGTAAATAACTACACAGGGGTAAGGAATGCAGCGCTACCATAAGCCCCCGGCAGGCTTAATGAGGCGTGTTGTCCTTCACTGCAGAAGAGAAGtggaagaaatacaatttttaggGAAAAAACGTTTAAAAGTAGCGTGAAGAAGGCACCCACACACAACACAGGGCGTCATAAGTCTCGTCATGAGAAGTCCCCACTAGTCCAAAGCCATCCCAACTTTTTGGAAACCATTAATGAGCCCAATTCAGCAGACCTCTGACTGTAGCTGTTTGGGGTCTGGCTCGCTTCTCCGGGCTGTCATCCATCCATGGCCACACAGTCTGCGAGGCTGAGCCTGCGTTTTAAGACTGCGCTGGTTCTGGAATTACACGCTCTTCAGATTCAAGACAGAACAATAGGAGTAGCATGCTAATAAAACGCTTGACTGCAAAAGGGAACGGCACTGAAAAGAGCTGTCTCTCACCGGGTCCTGGGAGGCAGCTCTATAAACACAAACCACGCTGTGCCAAAGCTCAGGCGGCCCGAACCCAGGCTCCGGGTGGTAGCGAAGTCTGCCAGGTACACCCAACGGGCCCACAAAAAGGAGGAGCCGCCCCCTCGGGGATACGTTTGCCATTTTACCTCCCCTCCCccgaacgagagagagagagagagagagagagaggagagagaggagagagaggagaaaagagagaagagagaagagagagactggTGTAGACACCACCCCAGGGAGGCATTCCGGAAGGTTTCTCAAGAATGAAGTGCAACCTACCAAATTCTTTAACGGGTTTACTTTCCAAGTCTGGCTTTGgcaatttgggaaaaaaaaaaaaaatcaaagccacAAAGAGCAAGGCTGGGCACTGCTCCGATGGATTACACCTACTAAGTCTGACGTGGTAAGGAAAACAGTCCAGAAACCCCAGAGGCGGGCCGCTGCAGGGGAGAGGGGCCGCCGCGTGGAGAAGATGGGAATCCGCGGGGTCTGGCACAGGGCAGCAGCCCCGGGGAAAGCTCTGAGGAGCTGCCTTCTTTTCGGGGAGCCTTCCGGGAAGGATGTCTGCCAGGCCCTCACGGGGGGGGCGCACCCTCACCGTCTTCTCGGGTACCCCTGAGACATGGAGCCCTATGGAGACAGGAGACGCCAGAGGGGCCCGGAGGACCCTGGTCGGAAGGAATATGGGGGCTATCTGTGGCCCACACTGCCTTAGGAGTGTGATTTTCTTCGGAAAATTCACTCTAAGCCACCCTTTGGctgacagatggagaaactgaggcccgtGGGGGTGAATTAGTGACTCACATCGACCAAGTAATAAGCCAGACTGCAGACTCCGCCTCCTGGTCCCAGGTCCTTTCCTGAATCTCCCCCTCCAAGCTCCCAGGTCCCTGAAGTCCAGGCAACGCCAACCGTCCTCCCTTTCGCGCTGGGCGCAGCCCGCCCTACCTGCCGAGCCGTCGGGGCCGTCTTTGTCCGCCCTGCCAGGCTCGCCGGCGCCCTGCTGGCGGTCGTTGTCGCAGCCGCCCTGGTCCAGGCGCGCCTCGGCGCTGGAGCAGCAGTAGCGCAACGCGCAGCTGCCGCAGCAGATGGTGGCGTCGCCGCCGTCGAAGCGCTCGGGACACTGGAAGCCGATGCGCCAGACGCCCTGCGCGTCCAGCCAGCCGTGGCAGTACTCGCCGCTGGCCCTCGCCCCCGCCGCCAACAGCGCggccagcagcagctgcaggagcGAAGCGGCGTTCCGGGAGGAGGCGACGGATGAGCGGCGACCGCCCCACATGGCACCACCCTGGCGCGGGCGGCGCGTCTCCAGAGAGCGCAGGGCGGTCTCCGAGAAGTCGTGGCCCCGGCGATCCCCGGGCCTCGTCGCTGACTGTCCCGCGGCGCTTTCCGCGCGGGCCACTCCCCTCTGCCGCGACGCCCAGGAGGCGACGACGCCGGGCCCTGGGTCCAGGAGCTCCTAAGCCATCCCCCTCCTCAGCCGGTGGCCCGGTCCCCTTAGGGGCTGCCTTATGAGTTGCACTCGCTGATGGAAATCTCAGGATGCAGTAAGAAGGCCCCCGGGACTGTCGTCCCGAAGCCTCTGGAGGCTTCACCGGCAACCGGACCCTCCCTGAGCATCCCCGAAGGGACGCTCACTCTAGCCGGATGACCGCTGGGCGCGCCGCCACGGACCTGGAGCCAGGGCTCCGCCGCAGGGTTTAAGCCTCAGGGTCCTGCGCGCGAATCGGGGCCCGCGTCCCCTCCTTTATCCCCTCCTCGGGCGGGTAGAAGGAGCGAAGGCGGGCAGTGCGCGCAAGACTCTGGGCAGCAAGTGAGGCAGCCGGCCGCGCTC of the Chlorocebus sabaeus isolate Y175 chromosome 3, mChlSab1.0.hap1, whole genome shotgun sequence genome contains:
- the SHISA2 gene encoding protein shisa-2 homolog; amino-acid sequence: MWGGRRSSVASSRNAASLLQLLLAALLAAGARASGEYCHGWLDAQGVWRIGFQCPERFDGGDATICCGSCALRYCCSSAEARLDQGGCDNDRQQGAGEPGRADKDGPDGSAVPIYVPFLIVGSVFVAFIILGSLVAACCCRCLRPKQDPQQSRAPGGNRLMETIPMIPSASTSRGSSSRQSSTAASSSSSANSGARAPPTRSQTNCCLPEGTMNNVYVNMPTNFSVLNCQQATQIVPHQGQYLHPPYVGYTVQHDSVPMTAVPPFMDGLQPGYRQIQSPFPHTNSEQKMYPAVTV